The following proteins come from a genomic window of Leptospirales bacterium:
- a CDS encoding type II toxin-antitoxin system RelE/ParE family toxin produces the protein MTREFVILAEFDKQWARLGLTDDDLLELQYSLCHHPDAGKVVSGTGGLRKLRWALPGRGKRGGARVAYVDIVLKETIYLVTVYPKNEKDDLSETEKKQIRSFIKALAGEKS, from the coding sequence GTGACCAGGGAATTTGTCATCCTTGCGGAATTTGACAAGCAATGGGCTCGATTAGGCTTAACAGACGATGATTTACTGGAGCTACAATACTCTCTCTGTCATCATCCAGATGCGGGTAAGGTGGTCTCCGGAACGGGTGGTTTGAGAAAGCTGCGATGGGCGCTTCCTGGTCGCGGAAAACGAGGTGGAGCTAGAGTTGCATACGTGGATATCGTGCTGAAAGAAACAATCTACCTGGTCACGGTTTATCCTAAGAATGAAAAGGATGATCTCTCTGAGACAGAGAAAAAACAGATTCGTAGCTTCATCAAAGCCCTTGCAGGAGAGAAATCATGA
- a CDS encoding type II toxin-antitoxin system MqsA family antitoxin — MKKQSVAESILKGLGEAVQYEAGKKSAGRTVTIKIAPLPKISRQKIKKIRENLHLSQRRFADVLGVSIKTVEAWESGRNKPAGSSIRLLQIIERQPKVVGEFAAAK; from the coding sequence ATGAAAAAGCAATCAGTTGCTGAAAGCATCCTCAAAGGTCTCGGTGAGGCAGTTCAGTATGAAGCAGGAAAAAAGTCTGCGGGCAGAACTGTAACCATCAAAATCGCGCCACTTCCGAAAATAAGTCGTCAAAAGATTAAGAAGATTCGTGAAAATCTTCATCTTTCTCAACGGCGCTTCGCTGATGTCCTTGGTGTTTCGATCAAAACGGTGGAAGCATGGGAATCCGGTCGGAACAAACCAGCTGGCTCCTCAATTCGACTTTTACAAATTATTGAGAGGCAACCAAAGGTTGTCGGAGAATTCGCTGCAGCAAAATAA